A window of the Arachis duranensis cultivar V14167 chromosome 5, aradu.V14167.gnm2.J7QH, whole genome shotgun sequence genome harbors these coding sequences:
- the LOC107490245 gene encoding uncharacterized protein LOC107490245 has protein sequence MEIEARAAPMVAKKLLNILRIVMVMLRKGISKSKLISEFNLLLKRGKIAASNAISTTLTLHHHYAAAFTRRRSSFRNNKNLSFYPREYQFSCTSSPAFNYHSRRHHRCHHHEDVSTLCKVLEMLKDNNNNSNCEMVMDSPLMPLPGFGKSPKQLRITDSPFPLKDEEDFDDDDGGKIDIKAEEFIKRFYKNLHSQHTNSPYYYSWDR, from the coding sequence ATGGAAATTGAAGCAAGGGCAGCACCAATGGTGGCAAAGAAGCTCTTGAACATTCTAAGAATAGTTATGGTCATGTTAAGAAAAGGTATATCAAAGAGCAAACTCATTTCCGAGTTCAATCTCTTGCTCAAGCGCGGAAAGATAGCAGCCAGCAACGCAATCTCCACCACTCTCACTCTCCACCATCACTACGCCGCCGCCTTCACTCGCCGCCGTTCCTCCTTCCGCAACAACAAAAACCTCTCCTTCTACCCTCGCGAATACCAATTCAGCTGCACTAGTAGCCCTGCCTTTAATTACCACAGCCGTCGCCACCATCGCTGCCACCACCACGAAGACGTTTCAACCCTATGTAAGGTTCTTGAGATGCTAAaagataacaacaacaatagcaaCTGTGAGATGGTGATGGATTCGCCATTGATGCCATTGCCAGGGTTTGGAAAAAGCCCTAAGCAGTTGAGGATCACTGATTCCCCTTTTCCTCTCAAAGACGAAGAAGATTTTGATGATGACGATGGTGGCAAAATTGATATTAAAGCTGAAGAGTTTATTAAAAGGTTTTATAAGAATCTTCACTCACAACACACAAATTCTCCTTATTATTACTCTTGGGAccgataa